A stretch of DNA from Oxyura jamaicensis isolate SHBP4307 breed ruddy duck chromosome 18, BPBGC_Ojam_1.0, whole genome shotgun sequence:
GGCTggggtccctgtccccaccgCCCCCCGGGACACGGGCTGGGAAGGTGCTGGCTTCAGCCGGgacagggctggaggcagggcaggaggtggccCCGCTGCCTGCCTGGCTGTGGCGATGCTGGGAAAGGCTGTGTGCTTACCCaccgggggctgggggagcccgTCAGTGgctccttcttctctttcctgctccttctccttctcctgctcctgctcctccttcctcttccctgctttcctttcccttcccctttcctttcccttttccccttccctttccctccttctcctgcccccttcccctttcccctttctcctctcctcttcctcttctcccattcttccttttccctttttcctttccctcctttcccttccccatttccctctttcccctttccctgtcccctttgCCCTTCCCtgtttcccttcccctttccctttcctttcccccttttccctttatcCCTCTCCTCTGtctcttctccattttctcctttcccctctcccctttcccttttttccccccctccccttcccctcccacacttcccccctcccccagcgAGGACCAAGCcgagctccccagccccacggtgCCCAGGAGGCCCCAGGGGATGGGCTGGGGGCATCTCAGGTCTCTgtgcccccccggggggcccaGACCCACATCTCCCGGCGCTGTTTCAGTGGCGACGGCCTGGCGGACCCCTACACCAAGCTGTGCTGCAAGGGCTTCTGCATCGACATCCTGAAGAAGCTGGCCAAGGCGGTGAAGTTCTCCTACGACCTCTACCTGGTGACCAACGGCAAGCACGGCAAGATCGTCCGCGGGGTGTGGAACGGCATGATCGGGGAGGTAGGGGGGCACGGGGCGCGGACCCCCgccagccctgcccggggagctgctCGCCGGGGTGCGGTGGTGCCTTCggctctcctcctcttcctcctcctcggcccGCCCTgagctctccctgccctccccaggtGTACTACCGGCGCGCCGACATGGCCATCGGCTCCCTCACCATCAACGAGGAGCGCTCCGAGATCGTCGACTTCTCCGTGCCCTTCGTGGAGACCGGCATCAGTGTGATGGTGGCCAGGAGCAACGGCACCGTCTCGCCCTCCGCCTTCCTCGGTGAGCGCGGGCGGGCTCACCCCAGCCCTCCGCAGGGGTGGGTTGGAAATGTTGCTGGGTTttaagaacttcagaaaaaaaaaatcctgtttgtgAGCCACAGGGGAAGGCTGTGCCCAAGTAATCCCGTTAGTATGGGGGTTGAGGCAGGGATTGGATGGCGGTGTGGGGTCGGAGGAGCCAGGGGTTTGTAGGCACCGAGCCCTGCTCCGGGACCCGAGCCCTTTGCTGTcctccccagagctgagcctAAGCTGGGAAAACCCCAGTGCAGGGAACCACCGGTGCTGAAACATGCCACGAGTTTTAAACGAGCAGAACTGCAGCCCAGGGAGGCGAGGAGACCGGCCAAGGTCACCACGAAATTCAGGCTGGAAGCCAAGGGGTTCCTTGAGGCTTTCCCTGGGGGCACAGCGACAAGAGCCCAGCCTggccggagcggggccgggctcctgCTGGGGACACGCCGGAGGACAGGGGTGGCCCTGAGCACGCGTCCCCCTCATCCCTGTTGAGGCCAGGGCCGGTGCAGGGGGGAGATAACCCGTAATCCCATGGGAAACCCCCCAGCGATGGCCCCTTGATGAGCAGCATCCCCCGAGCATCCCCCCGCTGATGAGACCCTGGCGGTATCCGCAGCACGGCCACGTCCCCCTCGCAGCGTCCCCACGTCCCTCTCGGCTCACCGAGGATCTGCCCGGTGATATTCGGGAGGACGAGCCCGGTCTGCTGGGGAGGGCTCCGGGGTGTCCccacggggacatggggacacgtcCTGGGACCGATGGGGACGCTGCTGCCCTTTGCAGAGCCCTACAGCCCGGCCGTGTGGGTGATGATGTTCGTGATGTGCCTCACCGTGGTGGCCGTCACCGTCTTCGTGTTCGAGTACTTCAGCCCTGTCGGCTACAACCAGAACCTCACCAGCGGCAAAAGTGAGTGGGGGGAGgcgggtgctggggggggggggcacatcCCCGGCCGTGCTGACGCCTGTCCCCTccgtcccccgtcccccccagGGCCGGGCGGTCCCTCCTTCACCATCGGCAAGTCGGTGTGGCTGCTGTGGGCCCTGGTCTTCAACAACTCGGTGCCCATCGAGAACCCCAAGGGCACCACCAGCAAGATCATGGTGCTCGTCTGGGCCTTCTTCGCCGTCATCTTCCTCGCCAGCTACACGGCCAACCTGGCCGCCTTCATGATCCAGGAGCAGTACATCGACACCGTGTCGGGGCTGAGCGACAGGAAGGTGGGGGTGCCCCCTTCTTCCCcaggtcccccccccccccaaaattaaggttgtggggggggggagaccttcccctgggggggggggggcgcagctTTGTGCCTGCCTGGTTGCGCGTGGGTGGGAGGATGGATGGGTGGCTCTGGGGACCtggtggggacgtggggaggATATGAGGACATGTGGGGACCtggtggggacatgggggggcccgggggggaCATGGTCCCCGTGTGAcggagctgctgggctccacGCTGCAGTTCCAGAAGCCGCAGGAGCAGTACCCCCCCTTCCGCTTCGGCACCGTCCCCAACGGCAGCACGGAGAGGAACATCCGCAGCAACTACCCCGACATGCACACCCACATGGTGAAGTACAACCAGCGCTCCGTGGAGGACGCCCTCACCAGCCTCAAAATGGGGTACGGACCCCCCCCGGCTGGGGTGGGGGTCCCCCGGGCGCAGTACAGCTCCGTATGGCTCCCCGGCGTGGGGTGCGATGCCTCCCACGTGGGGCATGGTTTCTGAAAGGGGGTCAGCCCCCCCAAGGTGAGCTCTCCAAGACGGGGTATGGCTCCATAAAGCTGTCCCAGATGGGAtataccccccaaaaaaaagggtACAGCCCCGTGAAGAGGGCATAGAGCTTCCTACAGCCCCCCCACATAGGACGTGTCCCCCCCCAGATCAGGCTCCTCACCCCCAGCTGGGGTCATGGCTCCCCGAGCTGGGGTTGAGATCCCCCAAAAAGTGTCCCACGGGGTCGCAGCCACCCAAAAGGGGCACAGCTCCCCCAAAGGGGTCTGCACCCCCAAAATGGGACCCCCCCCAACCCCTCACCCGTCCCTCCTGGCGGCGGGCAGGAAGCTGGACGCCTTCATCTACGATGCGGCGGTGCTCAACTACATGGCGGGCAAGGACGAGGGCTGCAAGCTGGTGACCATCGGCTCGGGGAAGGTGTTCGCCACCACGGGCTACGGCATCGCCCTGCAGAAGGACTCGCGCTGGAAGCGGGCCATCgacctggccctgctgcagttCCTGGGAGATGGTGCGTGCCCGGGGCAGCTCCCTGGGGGTCCTGTGCTCTGTGGGGGGGTTGCAGGGTGGTCCcgaagggctgggggagccggCTTGCACCTTTCGAGGTGGCTTTAAAGCCGGCTGCGGTTCGCCAGTTGGGTGGTGGGGAGGGTTATTCCCTCGGGGGTCTCTGCTCGTCTTGCAGGCTGGAAAAGCCCAAGCAGGGCCAATATGCAAAATCAGAGGGGCTGGGatgtggggaggggacagggcacGGCTGGCACATGGGACAAATGAGACGGGAGGTGTCCTGGAGGTGGATGGGATGCTcaggctgagggcagcagtGAGCCAAGAGCATCTCCGGGGGCTTTCGGGGGATTTTATCCTccgggggctgtgctgggtaCCCGCGGTGGGTTTTCACCCCCCCGTGGCTGTGCCCGGCCCTAGGGGAGACCCAGAAGCTGGAGACGGTGTGGCTGTCGGGGATCTGCCAGAACGAGAAGAACGAGGTGATGAGCAGCAAGCTGGACATCGACAACATGGCCGGGGTCTTCTACATGCTGCTGGTGGCCATGGGGCTCAGCCTGCTGGTCTTCGCCTGGGAGCACCTCGTCTACTGGAAGCTGCGGCACAACGTCCCCCAGTCCCACAAGCTCGACTTCCTCCTGGCCATCAGCAGGGTGcgtgccccctgccctgggggtgctggggacagcggggaggGGACATCGGGGAGGGGATATTGGGGAGAGGCTTTGGTCTCTGCTGGCTTTTCGGTGCCTGGGGGTGGTGCTGGGTGAGCGGTGGGGGTCAGGAGCCACCCTGaggtggggcagggggctcaCGCAGAGATCTCGGCTGTGCCTTCACTCAGTCGACCCCCCTGAGGCCAGCTCCCGGCTCTTCCCAACCCACCCAAACGACTTCTCGCGCTGGGGGTGTGTGCAGCCCTTGCATGGCTTGGAGAGCCGCTGACGGCGCGCGGTCCCCGCTGTCTCCGCAGGGCATTTACAGCTGCTTCAGCGGGGTGCAgaccctgcccagccccgggcGGGCGCCCACGCCCGATGTGACGGCGAGCTCGGCCCAAGCCAACGTGCTGAAGATGCTGCAGGCCGCCAAGGACATGGTGTCGACGGCCAGCGTGGGCGGCTCGCTGGAGCACGCCGCGCGCACCATCGAGGACTGGAGCAACCGCAGCGAGCACCTCCAGACCACCTTCTCGCTCAGGACGCCCCAGCTCGTGGTGCAGAACAGCACCGGCACCCACCGGGGCCTCTCCTCCGGCCCGGCCCCTGCCGAGAGGCTGGGCAGAGCCCACGCTCCCAAAGGGgtccccccggggctccccctgCCCATTCCCGTGGACCCGCGGCCGCCCGGGGAGGAGAAGCGGAGGGGAGCGAGCGAGCGTGTCCCCCGCGTCCTGCACCCCCTGAAGTTTCAGGGGGGCTGTGCCGGGGACAAAGCCCCCCGGGGCTGCGTGGTGGGCAGCTTGCCCCACCTCCTGGCGAAGACGGTGCCGGAGGAGGATTGTGGGGAGCACATGGTGATGGGGAACCACATCGGTGCCCCCATCGGCACCCCAACGTTGCCCAGGGAGCTCCCGCTGCCGGACATCTACAGGGAGCACAAGCGGGGGGACCGGCTGCCCAACACCCCCCTGCTCTACGGGGACGGGGGACACCAGGGCTCAGGGACGATGCCCCGGCTGCTCCCCACCTCGGAGACGAGGAGGGAGGTGGGAAACCCTTCCCTACCTCCCGCCTGTGCCCGCAGCTCCTTCCCAAAAGCCGCCAGGACTTGCAGAGCGGAGCGGGAGCATCTGAGCCGTCGGGCGAGCGCGGCCAGGGCGTCCTGGGAGCGGGGCGAGAAGCACCGAGCCACGGCGCTGCGACGCTGCAGCGCCcacccgcccgccgcccgcacCGACATCCCCGACCTCTTCCCCGAAGCCGAGGCCGCCCACAGCTGCGGCCCCCACTGCCCCGAGGCCGCCGGGCGGCTGGCAGGGCCAGGCCGGGCGCTGTGCTCGCCCGTGGCACGGCTGCCGTCGTACCGGGAAGCGTGCCGGCAAAAGCCCCGTGGCACCGCGTGCGCGCCCTACGCCTACGTGGACTCCTACGCTCACCTGCCCCTCTATTTAGGGCACCTCTCCCGTGGGTCCCCGCCACCCCGcgagcaccctggggtgctggggggcggCCAGGGCTCGGGGCGCTGGGAcggagcctgcaggggctgggggaggcgcGGGGAGCCGGGCTTTCTGCGGGCGGTGGGGCCGGAGAGGCTGGCGGCTCGCGGGGTGACGAGCCCCTGCGCCGGCGGGTCCTGGCGGCGGGTCTCCAGCCTGGAGTCCGAGGTGTgaggggggacacgggggctgAGCGGGCCGTGCTCGCTCCCCTCCTCTCCAgggggagaaaagcaaagtgCCCTTTGCCTGGCTTCCCCACGGGTGAACCAGCGGCTCCCGGCCGGGCTGCGGCACGGTGCTCCTCCTGGGGACGTGCTCGAGCATCCCGGGGTCCTCCACCGCCGGCAGCGGGATGCTCCAACCCGGGGCCGTGCCctctgggggctgggggagcctcCTCGGGGCCGGACTGGGTTCGCCccgcaggcagggctggctggggacGTCGAACTCATCGCTGCCGCGTTTCCGTCATGTTTTGGCTCATTCAAGGGACTCAAAGCGCCACGTCTAGGTCATTAAAGAGGCATTTTAAACAGGCTGTGGACCCTTTTTCCATTGCTGGCAGTGAGCCCCGTGCTGCCCTTGGCTTTGTCCCCTCGGCCGCAGCAATGCTCGAGGTCCtgagccccagcacccctcGTGTCCCCGTGCCCGGCTGGCACCGCCGCACCCGGGTGCAGGCTGGGAGAGCACCAACAGAGCAAGATTTGGGGGGAAATGTCCTTAATTCAGTTCCAACCTGCTGGTTTCAGCCCTCATTACCAGCACAGCGTGTCCAAGGTGTCCCACAGGGCCACCACCCCTCGGTCCCCCCAGGGCTCGCGCCTCCTCCTCTTGCCCCAGCCCAAAGCAGCCGGTCGGCTGGCTGGGGGGCAAGGGCACCAAAGGGACGGCTGCAAAGCCCCGCCGAGGTCAGGAAAGGTCTGAACACTCCTTGCCCGGGGA
This window harbors:
- the GRIN2C gene encoding glutamate receptor ionotropic, NMDA 2C isoform X2, with amino-acid sequence MGRAPAPALLLSLVLGCSAAFSDLLLPGPEEPVVNVAVVFGGTSYPLHIRSRLSPQSFLDMPLEIHPITVIVNDTNPSTLLTHICSVLASHKIHGIVFEDNVGTEAVAQILDFVSSQTQVPVISISGGSAVVLTPKEPGSAFLQLGVSIEQQIQVIFKVLEEYDWGSFAVITSLYPGYNIFLDVIRAFTDASYFGWELQDVLTFEMSQERSGSRTQRLLRQLDAQVLIAYCSREEAEFLFAMAEQAGLVGPGYVWIVPSLTVGNMELPPASFPVGLISVVTESWKLSLRQKVRDGVAIIAMGAAGFFRAHGFLPDVGRDCRAPAAAVTNSSFYRHLLNVTWEHRDFSFNEGGYLVRPTMVVISLNQHRLWEMVGKWEHGIIHMKYPVWPRYGAFLQPVVDNRHLTVATLEERPFVIVENTDPSTGVCVRNTVPCRKQTNASASDGLADPYTKLCCKGFCIDILKKLAKAVKFSYDLYLVTNGKHGKIVRGVWNGMIGEVYYRRADMAIGSLTINEERSEIVDFSVPFVETGISVMVARSNGTVSPSAFLEPYSPAVWVMMFVMCLTVVAVTVFVFEYFSPVGYNQNLTSGKRPGGPSFTIGKSVWLLWALVFNNSVPIENPKGTTSKIMVLVWAFFAVIFLASYTANLAAFMIQEQYIDTVSGLSDRKFQKPQEQYPPFRFGTVPNGSTERNIRSNYPDMHTHMVKYNQRSVEDALTSLKMGKLDAFIYDAAVLNYMAGKDEGCKLVTIGSGKVFATTGYGIALQKDSRWKRAIDLALLQFLGDGETQKLETVWLSGICQNEKNEVMSSKLDIDNMAGVFYMLLVAMGLSLLVFAWEHLVYWKLRHNVPQSHKLDFLLAISRGIYSCFSGVQTLPSPGRAPTPDVTASSAQANVLKMLQAAKDMVSTASVGGSLEHAARTIEDWSNRSEHLQTTFSLRTPQLVVQNSTGTHRGLSSGPAPAERLGRAHAPKGVPPGLPLPIPVDPRPPGEEKRRGASERVPRVLHPLKFQGGCAGDKAPRGCVVGSLPHLLAKTVPEEDCGEHMVMGNHIGAPIGTPTLPRELPLPDIYREHKRGDRLPNTPLLYGDGGHQGSGTMPRLLPTSETRREVGNPSLPPACARSSFPKAARTCRAEREHLSRRASAARASWERGEKHRATALRRCSAHPPAARTDIPDLFPEAEAAHSCGPHCPEAAGRLAGPGRALCSPVARLPSYREACRQKPRGTACAPYAYVDSYAHLPLYLGHLSRGSPPPREHPGVLGGGQGSGRWDGACRGWGRRGEPGFLRAVGPERLAARGVTSPCAGGSWRRVSSLESEV
- the GRIN2C gene encoding glutamate receptor ionotropic, NMDA 2C isoform X1 codes for the protein MGRAPAPALLLSLVLGCSAAFSDLLLPGPEEPVVNVAVVFGGTSYPLHIRSRLSPQSFLDMPLEIHPITVIVNDTNPSTLLTHICSVLASHKIHGIVFEDNVGTEAVAQILDFVSSQTQVPVISISGGSAVVLTPKEPGSAFLQLGVSIEQQIQVIFKVLEEYDWGSFAVITSLYPGYNIFLDVIRAFTDASYFGWELQDVLTFEMSQERSGSRTQRLLRQLDAQVLIAYCSREEAEFLFAMAEQAGLVGPGYVWIVPSLTVGNMELPPASFPVGLISVVTESWKLSLRQKVRDGVAIIAMGAAGFFRAHGFLPDVGRDCRAPAAAVTNSSFYRHLLNVTWEHRDFSFNEGGYLVRPTMVVISLNQHRLWEMVGKWEHGIIHMKYPVWPRYGAFLQPVVDNRHLTVATLEERPFVIVENTDPSTGVCVRNTVPCRKQTNASASGDGLADPYTKLCCKGFCIDILKKLAKAVKFSYDLYLVTNGKHGKIVRGVWNGMIGEVYYRRADMAIGSLTINEERSEIVDFSVPFVETGISVMVARSNGTVSPSAFLEPYSPAVWVMMFVMCLTVVAVTVFVFEYFSPVGYNQNLTSGKRPGGPSFTIGKSVWLLWALVFNNSVPIENPKGTTSKIMVLVWAFFAVIFLASYTANLAAFMIQEQYIDTVSGLSDRKFQKPQEQYPPFRFGTVPNGSTERNIRSNYPDMHTHMVKYNQRSVEDALTSLKMGKLDAFIYDAAVLNYMAGKDEGCKLVTIGSGKVFATTGYGIALQKDSRWKRAIDLALLQFLGDGETQKLETVWLSGICQNEKNEVMSSKLDIDNMAGVFYMLLVAMGLSLLVFAWEHLVYWKLRHNVPQSHKLDFLLAISRGIYSCFSGVQTLPSPGRAPTPDVTASSAQANVLKMLQAAKDMVSTASVGGSLEHAARTIEDWSNRSEHLQTTFSLRTPQLVVQNSTGTHRGLSSGPAPAERLGRAHAPKGVPPGLPLPIPVDPRPPGEEKRRGASERVPRVLHPLKFQGGCAGDKAPRGCVVGSLPHLLAKTVPEEDCGEHMVMGNHIGAPIGTPTLPRELPLPDIYREHKRGDRLPNTPLLYGDGGHQGSGTMPRLLPTSETRREVGNPSLPPACARSSFPKAARTCRAEREHLSRRASAARASWERGEKHRATALRRCSAHPPAARTDIPDLFPEAEAAHSCGPHCPEAAGRLAGPGRALCSPVARLPSYREACRQKPRGTACAPYAYVDSYAHLPLYLGHLSRGSPPPREHPGVLGGGQGSGRWDGACRGWGRRGEPGFLRAVGPERLAARGVTSPCAGGSWRRVSSLESEV